A stretch of the Deltaproteobacteria bacterium genome encodes the following:
- a CDS encoding ParA family protein, producing MKREVVAIANHKGGVGKTTSSVNIAACLGERGERVLLVDMDPQGSASLFLGVGDDGTSLLRALQSTGALPWRSTRAPGVDLVPSGQELALARERFSGAIGADLLSRSLARTDGEWEWVLVDCPPGLEVLTINALRAARHVIVPVEASYLGLHGIAQIVDTVRKLAGSGCDVAIRAVIPCRAHPRRRVHREVMKVIESEFPGLVTPVVRESVALVEASGRKRPVVITAPRSPAADDYRAVTDWLVAMLTPGRTP from the coding sequence ATGAAACGTGAAGTCGTCGCCATCGCCAACCACAAGGGAGGGGTCGGAAAGACCACATCCTCTGTGAACATCGCTGCCTGTCTTGGTGAACGAGGGGAAAGGGTCCTCCTTGTGGACATGGATCCACAGGGGAGCGCGAGCCTCTTTCTTGGAGTTGGGGATGACGGGACCTCCCTTCTTCGCGCCCTTCAAAGTACTGGGGCACTTCCATGGAGGTCGACCAGGGCCCCTGGCGTGGACCTCGTTCCTTCAGGTCAGGAGCTTGCCCTGGCTCGGGAGAGGTTTTCCGGGGCAATAGGCGCCGATCTCCTCTCACGTTCCCTTGCGCGGACGGACGGGGAGTGGGAATGGGTCCTCGTGGACTGCCCGCCTGGGCTCGAGGTCCTGACCATCAATGCCTTGAGGGCGGCCCGGCACGTGATCGTACCGGTGGAGGCGAGTTATCTGGGCCTGCACGGAATCGCCCAGATTGTGGATACGGTCCGGAAACTTGCAGGATCCGGATGCGACGTGGCCATTCGGGCCGTGATCCCCTGTCGGGCACATCCCCGCCGCCGCGTCCACCGAGAGGTCATGAAGGTGATCGAAAGCGAGTTTCCAGGGCTGGTAACGCCGGTCGTTCGAGAGAGTGTGGCCCTCGTCGAGGCCTCCGGACGTAAGCGGCCGGTCGTGATAACGGCGCCGCGATCTCCTGCCGCAGACGATTACCGGGCGGTCACGGACTGGCTCGTGGCCATGCTCACGCCCGGCCGGACGCCATGA